In the Staphylococcus sp. IVB6240 genome, one interval contains:
- a CDS encoding competence protein CoiA family protein produces the protein MLTAFNEQKERILAQHAQKEITYFCPVCHEPLVLKQGYKNIAHFAHRHQTSHCAHGESMLHYQLKLHIFRELSKSHVDVQLEPYIHEIQQIPDIVVGHTAIEIQLSRLSIDLIRQRTEGLERNGYQVIWLTLLPKYKNGVYTLNQLQQACIDPKHCMLYGIHPFTHRVYRLYHMMGLSSRQFHADCEPMDYQQLSEVQEGKYSEMTIVRKLSTTRILQHIIQCRRKNTVHEPTLSMMYHMKFSDTQVVQLTGYIFPEQIYIYTHPVEWQLKLLETISQQHNPFEALQRYLKFRYFAKESLPHQQIVAQLVQRYRKIMKI, from the coding sequence ATGCTAACAGCCTTTAATGAACAAAAAGAACGTATTTTAGCACAGCATGCACAAAAAGAAATAACATACTTTTGTCCAGTTTGTCATGAACCATTAGTTTTAAAACAAGGTTATAAAAATATCGCGCATTTTGCACATCGTCATCAGACGAGTCACTGTGCTCATGGTGAATCGATGTTGCACTATCAATTAAAGTTACATATATTTCGTGAGTTATCAAAAAGTCATGTAGATGTACAACTGGAACCATATATCCATGAAATACAACAAATACCAGATATTGTCGTTGGTCACACGGCGATAGAAATCCAATTAAGCCGTTTATCAATAGATTTGATTCGTCAAAGAACAGAAGGATTAGAGAGGAATGGTTATCAAGTCATATGGCTCACATTACTGCCCAAATATAAAAACGGTGTGTATACTTTAAATCAACTTCAGCAGGCTTGTATTGATCCAAAACACTGTATGTTGTATGGTATTCATCCATTTACACATCGAGTTTATCGTCTATATCATATGATGGGTCTATCGTCACGACAATTTCATGCAGATTGTGAACCTATGGACTATCAGCAATTAAGCGAAGTGCAAGAGGGCAAGTATAGCGAAATGACGATAGTACGTAAGTTATCAACGACACGTATTCTACAGCATATTATTCAATGCAGGAGAAAGAATACAGTCCATGAACCCACTTTATCCATGATGTATCATATGAAATTCAGCGATACTCAAGTCGTTCAGTTAACGGGATATATTTTTCCAGAACAAATCTATATCTATACACATCCTGTTGAATGGCAGTTGAAGTTATTAGAGACAATCAGTCAACAACACAACCCATTTGAAGCATTACAAAGGTATTTAAAGTTCCGTTATTTTGCGAAAGAATCACTGCCACATCAGCAAATTGTTGCGCAATTAGTTCAACGATATAGAAAAATAATGAAAATATAA
- the pepF gene encoding oligoendopeptidase F, with protein sequence MTIQRTREEQEQKFPQHTWDLTTIFKDDAAWEEAFEKVSNRIGEEEQFKGHLGDEAETLYAALRLQDEIEADLESVYVYAHLKQDQDTGNDHYTGLESRAHQLIIRFSSAWSFLVPELLQVEEEKIQSFLASHEGLKHYAFALEMVNHKRPHVLDADKEKLLTEAQDALSTPSNVFSMFENADLTFEDVTDKDGNKHPLTQGTFIKYLESDDRELRQSAYNNVYKAYGAYNNTLSATLAGEVKKHVFNARTHNYKTAREQALSNNYIPEAVYDNLVKTIHKYLPLLHRYTELRKRLLGIDDLKMYDMYTPLVKDIKFDMTYEEAVEWMLKGLAPMGETYLNVIKEGLENGWVDVYENKGKRSGAYSSGAHQTNPFILLNWSDTVSDLFTLVHEFGHSAHSYFSRKNQSSTYSGYSIFVAEVASTCNEALLSYYMEQHLDDKRRLLLLNQELERFRATLFRQTMFAEFEHKIHQIEEAGEPLTAQRMNQEYAKLNRQYFGDVVETDDHISKEWSRIPHFYMNYYVYQYATGYSAAQSLSHQILTEGEPAVERYINEFLKKGSSNYPIELLKNAGVDMTTPQPIEDALHVFEQKLDAFEALMDAL encoded by the coding sequence ATGACAATTCAAAGAACTCGTGAAGAACAAGAGCAAAAGTTTCCACAGCACACATGGGATTTAACAACAATTTTCAAAGACGATGCAGCTTGGGAAGAAGCTTTCGAAAAGGTTTCTAACCGTATCGGCGAAGAAGAACAATTCAAAGGACATCTTGGTGATGAGGCAGAAACACTTTATGCTGCATTGCGCCTTCAAGATGAGATTGAAGCAGACCTGGAGTCAGTCTATGTATATGCACATCTGAAACAAGACCAAGATACAGGGAACGATCATTACACTGGATTAGAGTCACGTGCACATCAACTAATCATTCGATTTAGTTCAGCATGGAGCTTTTTAGTGCCCGAATTACTACAAGTAGAAGAAGAAAAAATTCAATCATTTTTAGCGTCTCATGAAGGATTGAAACATTATGCTTTTGCTTTAGAAATGGTCAACCATAAACGCCCACACGTTTTAGATGCAGATAAAGAGAAATTATTAACAGAAGCACAAGATGCTTTATCAACACCAAGTAATGTATTCAGTATGTTTGAGAATGCTGATTTAACATTTGAGGATGTCACAGATAAAGATGGTAATAAGCACCCATTAACACAAGGGACGTTCATTAAATATTTAGAGTCAGATGACCGTGAATTACGTCAGTCTGCCTATAATAACGTATATAAAGCATACGGCGCATATAATAATACATTAAGTGCGACATTAGCAGGTGAAGTGAAGAAACATGTATTTAATGCACGTACACACAACTACAAAACAGCACGTGAGCAAGCATTGAGCAATAACTACATACCAGAAGCGGTATATGATAATCTTGTTAAGACAATCCATAAATACTTACCTTTATTGCATAGATACACAGAATTACGTAAACGTCTATTAGGTATTGATGACTTAAAAATGTATGATATGTATACACCACTTGTGAAAGATATCAAATTTGATATGACATACGAAGAAGCAGTAGAGTGGATGTTAAAAGGTTTAGCACCTATGGGAGAAACATATTTAAATGTCATCAAAGAAGGTCTTGAAAATGGCTGGGTAGATGTATATGAAAACAAAGGTAAACGTTCAGGTGCTTATTCTTCAGGTGCACATCAAACAAATCCATTTATTTTATTGAACTGGTCAGATACTGTCTCAGATTTATTTACACTTGTTCATGAATTTGGACATTCTGCACATAGTTACTTCAGTAGAAAAAATCAATCATCAACATACAGTGGCTACTCTATCTTTGTTGCAGAAGTTGCTTCTACATGTAACGAAGCATTATTAAGCTACTACATGGAACAACATCTTGATGATAAGCGTCGTCTACTTTTATTAAACCAAGAGCTAGAACGTTTTAGAGCGACATTATTCCGTCAAACAATGTTTGCTGAATTTGAACATAAGATTCATCAAATTGAAGAAGCAGGAGAACCATTGACTGCACAACGTATGAACCAAGAATATGCTAAATTGAACCGACAATATTTTGGTGATGTGGTTGAAACTGACGATCATATTAGTAAAGAATGGTCACGTATCCCACACTTCTATATGAACTATTATGTTTACCAATATGCAACTGGATACAGTGCAGCTCAAAGTTTAAGTCACCAAATTTTAACAGAAGGGGAACCTGCTGTTGAAAGATACATCAATGAATTCTTGAAAAAAGGAAGTTCAAATTATCCAATTGAATTATTAAAAAATGCAGGTGTAGATATGACAACACCTCAACCAATTGAAGATGCATTGCATGTTTTTGAGCAAAAATTAGACGCATTTGAAGCATTAATGGACGCTTTGTAA